In a single window of the Gossypium hirsutum isolate 1008001.06 chromosome A13, Gossypium_hirsutum_v2.1, whole genome shotgun sequence genome:
- the LOC107940380 gene encoding E3 ubiquitin-protein ligase SINAT2: MAPGGGICKDVIESRITFAEYDMATSSAELRGSPLRKAATSLGGNLGATSTNDVHELLECPVCLNLMYPPIYQCPNGHTVCSICKARVHNSCPTCRNELGNIRCLALEKVAESLELPCRYQILGCHDIFPYYSKLKHEKNCRYRPYNCPYAGAECSVTGDIPFLVMHLKNDHKVDMHDGCTFNHRYVKSNPHEVENATWMLTVFNCFGRQFCLHFEAFHIGMAPVYMAFLRFMGDEDEARQFSYSLEVGGYGRKVIWQGVPRSIRDSHRKVRDSQDGLIIQRNLALFFSGGDRQELKLKVAGRIWKEQ, translated from the exons ATGGCACCTGGTGGTGGTATCTGCAAGGATGTGATCGAGTCTCGTATTACATTTGCAGAATATGACATGGCAACTTCAAGTGCAGAGTTAAGAGGTTCCCCTTTAAGAAAAGCAGCAACCAGTTTAGGTGGAAATCTTGGAGCAACATCAACAAACGACGTGCACGAATTACTCGAGTGTCCTGTTTGCTTAAATTTGATGTATCCTCCGATTTACCAG TGTCCCAATGGCCACACTGTATGTTCGATTTGTAAGGCTAGGGTTCATAATTCTTGCCCAACTTGCCGCAACGAGCTCGGAAATATAAGGTGTTTGGCTCTAGAAAAAGTAGCGGAGTCGTTAGAACTTCCTTGCCGATACCAGATTCTGGGTTGTCATGATATTTTTCCGTACTACAGTAAGCTGAAGCATGAAAAAAACTGTAGATACCGCCCCTATAATTGTCCGTACGCAGGAGCTGAATGCTCCGTCACCGGTGATATTCCATTTCTCGTCATGCATCTAAAGAATGATCACAAGGTCGATATGCATGATGGTTGTACTTTCAACCACAGATACGTTAAATCCAATCCTCATGAAGTCGAAAATGCTACCTGGATGTTAACC GTTTTCAACTGTTTTGGTCGACAATTTTGCTTGCACTTCGAGGCTTTTCACATAGGAATGGCACCAGTTTACATGGCCTTCTTACGATTCATGGGTGACGAGGATGAGGCGAGACAATTCAGTTATAGTTTGGAAGTTGGTGGTTATGGCAGAAAGGTTATCTGGCAAGGAGTTCCTAGGAGCATTCGAGATAGCCATCGGAAAGTTCGAGATAGTCAAGATGGACTTATAATTCAACGGAACCTGGCGCTCTTTTTTTCGGGCGGGGATAGACAGGAATTGAAGCTGAAAGTGGCCGGCCGGATTTGGAAAGAACAATGA
- the LOC107940359 gene encoding uncharacterized protein → MEVEMLADSLMKVFMFLIVQALVYLILSKSSNVFSNDKMRSFSFKRARSMSIRRILAAVSDLPQGVESPSSSSPPPLVSSRSLRSSTRKYGEEHEFH, encoded by the coding sequence ATGGAGGTTGAGATGCTGGCTGATTCATTGATGAAAGTGTTTATGTTCTTAATTGTTCAAGCACTTGTTTATTTGATTCTTTCGAAATCCTCCAACGTTTTCTCCAACGACAAGATGAGATCGTTCAGCTTCAAACGAGCTCGTTCGATGAGTATTCGACGGATTCTGGCTGCCGTTTCGGATTTACCTCAAGGGGTCGAGTCGCCTTCATCGTCGTCACCGCCGCCGTTGGTGTCATCGAGGAGTTTGAGGTCGTCGACTAGGAAATATGGTGAAGAACATGAGTTTCATTAG
- the LOC107940369 gene encoding putative lipid-binding protein AIR1B: MASKALATIALLLSINLLFLSMANAHNQPQCQNDAVLLNVCANILNVFDVGIGKPPKPCCDLINGLVGLELDACLCTVVKADVLGLVNVKPPLQFNLLLNKCGMKRRAYCCN; encoded by the coding sequence ATGGCTTCCAAGGCTTTAGCAACAATTGCTCTTCTTCTCTCCATCAACCTTCTGTTTTTATCAATGGCGAATGCCCACAACCAGCCCCAATGCCAAAACGATGCCGTACTCTTGAATGTGTGTGCCAACATCTTGAATGTTTTTGATGTTGGCATTGGTAAACCACCTAAGCCATGTTGTGACCTCATTAATGGTTTGGTGGGTCTCGAACTGGATGCTTGCCTTTGCACTGTCGTTAAAGCCGATGTGTTGGGCCTCGTCAATGTGAAGCCTCCCCTTCAATTCAACTTATTGCTCAATAAGTGTGGAATGAAACGCAGAGCCTATTGTTGCAACTAA